The Jannaschia sp. M317 DNA segment TGACAATCCCCCGCCCAAGGCGTATATATTGCGCAAGTAAGAGGGATCACTCCGACATGTCAGACCAGACCCCGACGCCCGAAGAATACGGCGCCGATTCCATCAAGGTTCTCAAAGGCCTGGAGGCGGTGCGCAAACGTCCCGGCATGTATATCGGTGACACCGACGACGGGTCGGGCCTGCACCATATGGTCTACGAAGTCGTCGACAACGGCATCGACGAGGCGCTGGCCGGTCACGCCACCGAAGTCAGCGTGAAAATCCACGCGGATTCCAGCGTGTCCGTCCGCGACAACGGACGTGGCATCCCCGTAGGCATCCACGAAGAAGAGGGCGTGTCCGCGGCCGAGGTCATCATGACACAGCTGCACGCGGGCGGAAAATTCGACCAGAATTCCTACAAGGTGTCGGGCGGTCTGCACGGGGTCGGCGTCTCGGTCGTCAACGCGCTGTCCGACTGGCTGGAGCTGCGCATCTGGCGCGACGGCAAGGAACATGTCGCCCGCTTCGAACACGGCGATACGGTCGAGCATCTCAAAGTGGTGCGCGAGGTCGAGGATTCCGGAACCGAAGTCCGCTTCATGGCCTCCACCCAGACCTTTTCAAACCTCGATTACGTGTTCGCCACGTTGGAAAAACGCCTGCGCGAACTGGCCTTTCTGAACTCCGGCGTGAAAATCATCCTGGAGGATGAGCGCCCCGCAGAGGCGCTCCGCACGGAGCTGTTCTACGAGGGCGGCGTGCGCGAATTCGTGAAGTATCTGGACCGGTCCAAGACCGCCGTCATGCCAGAGCCGATCTTCATGGAAGGCGAGCGTGACGGCATCGGCGTCGAGGTCGCGATGTGGTGGAACGACAGCTACAACGAGATGGTCCTGCCGTTCACAAACAACATCCCCCAGCGCGACGGCGGCACCCACCTGGCGGGCCTGCGCGGGGCGTTGACGCGAACCATCAACCTCTATGCGCAGTCTTCGGGCATCGCCAAGAAAGAGAAGATCAGCTTCACTGGCGACGACGCCCGTGAAGGGCTGACCTGCGTTCTGTCGGTCAAGGTGCCGGACCCGAAATTCTCCAGCCAGACCAAGGACAAGCTCGTCTCCTCCGAGGTGCGCCCGGCGGTCGAGAACCTGGTGAACGAAAAGCTGGCCGAATGGTTCGAGGAAAACCCCCAGATCGCCAAGCAGGTCGTGGGCAAGATCGTCGAAGCCGCCCTGGCCCGCGAAGCGGCCCGCAAGGCGCGCGAAATGACGCGCCGCAAGAACCCGATGGACATGAACTTCCTCAGCTCCAAGCTGAAGGATTGCTCGGACAAGAACCCGGCCAACACCGAAATTTTCCTGGTCGAGGGTGACAGCGCCGGCGGCTCCGCCCAGACCGGGCGCGACCGCAAAACCCAGGCGATCCTGCCGCTGCGCGGCAAGATCCTGAACGTGGAACGCGCGCGATTTGACCGGATGCTGGGCAGCCAGGAAATCGGCAACATGGTCATGGCCTTCGGCACCGGCATCGGGCGCGATGAGTTCAACCTGGACAAGCTGCGCTACCACAAGATCGTCATCATGACCGACGCCGACGTCG contains these protein-coding regions:
- the gyrB gene encoding DNA topoisomerase (ATP-hydrolyzing) subunit B, which encodes MSDQTPTPEEYGADSIKVLKGLEAVRKRPGMYIGDTDDGSGLHHMVYEVVDNGIDEALAGHATEVSVKIHADSSVSVRDNGRGIPVGIHEEEGVSAAEVIMTQLHAGGKFDQNSYKVSGGLHGVGVSVVNALSDWLELRIWRDGKEHVARFEHGDTVEHLKVVREVEDSGTEVRFMASTQTFSNLDYVFATLEKRLRELAFLNSGVKIILEDERPAEALRTELFYEGGVREFVKYLDRSKTAVMPEPIFMEGERDGIGVEVAMWWNDSYNEMVLPFTNNIPQRDGGTHLAGLRGALTRTINLYAQSSGIAKKEKISFTGDDAREGLTCVLSVKVPDPKFSSQTKDKLVSSEVRPAVENLVNEKLAEWFEENPQIAKQVVGKIVEAALAREAARKAREMTRRKNPMDMNFLSSKLKDCSDKNPANTEIFLVEGDSAGGSAQTGRDRKTQAILPLRGKILNVERARFDRMLGSQEIGNMVMAFGTGIGRDEFNLDKLRYHKIVIMTDADVDGSHIRTLLLTFFYRHMPQLIEAGHLYIAQPPLYKVARGKSEVYLKDQEAMEDYLVQQGVDGAVLRLPSGEEIAGADLDRVVQAARQFRRILDAFPTHYPRHILEQAALAGAFEAGQADADLQGVADRVAARLDQVAVEYERGWMGRITQDHGIRLARVLRGVEEVRTLDGAVLRSGEARKLAQISSGTSDVYRDPARLIRRDRENIVHGPIDLLEAVLAEGEKGLTLQRYKGLGEMNPEQLWETTLDPEARTLLQVKIEDVAEADDVFTKLMGDVVEPRREFIQDNALSVENLDF